A genomic window from Salvia hispanica cultivar TCC Black 2014 chromosome 5, UniMelb_Shisp_WGS_1.0, whole genome shotgun sequence includes:
- the LOC125188475 gene encoding uncharacterized protein DDB_G0287625-like: MSRCFPFPPPGYELEGRSDRYELEGRSDDVDLITEEKQKHEKHKDNEEKKKEKKERKEKKKEKKERKEKERGEVKHKGKKDKKRKREKHRDKKDKSKDEEKSVGSLENQNDQSLVPERTGVELGNRVKNDGAMGSQMVQKITILEKSKASLLGGVQANGNGRLVVNDPRDHSGMPNGQSLQVDSRSLGNGRNSFGENQIKAEEGKERNGYGYMVGAGGRDASKNADQNQNTKAECYKGKEKKMELTGIRKDEVKQEKSNGAFLDFHSNIPSDLVKENNNWQRKLPKLKELNGFLHGENKNSGVRPNDTLRHTTVSSQAGGGVHPCKNTNNIGVVGKRNVITDEKVNGKHSFPHSVIDKVKNTGPCQIAADNTKTENGRVHIVRIQRKMEPRQTSNSVAMEKHIANSSFDRKVPPSHPLVENGGKMAVKTPETDESGRRVDEGKERNGHGCMIGTGGGDPSKNAFQHKNMKAEDKTGKREKKRELTGSRKNEIKQETSNGNSLDFQSNIPSDLLKENNDCLGKLPKQELNGFLHTKDSGVRPNNISRHTIVSPQGGQTGNRVRPCQNTINIGVVEKSNVITEEKVNGKLSSPQSVIDDVRNTGSCQNGRVQINARLVSNGVISPHIVCIQRKMEPSQTSNGIAIAKQMASSSFDRKVPPSHPLGQNGGKMTVQTPDTNESRKHSSSRKEKVAKTPTKAPHPDMQYLSLILTVPEVEWPQTDDQEWLFDRHDSETKRPRLASPDVKHVWSEAVHLKCADVTALPYVIPY; this comes from the exons ATGTCTCGGTGTTTTCCCTTCCCCCCGCCTGGATATGAGTTGGAGGGAAGATCTGATCGATATGAGTTGGAGGGAAGATCTGATGATGTGGATTTGATCACAGAG GAGAAACAAAAGCACGAGAAGCACAAGGATAacgaggagaagaagaaagaaaaaaaggaaaggaaggaaaagaagaaagaaaaaaaggaaagaaaggaaaaggaaaggGGTGAAGTGAAACACAAAGGCAAAAAGGATAAGAAACGGAAGCGGGAGAAACACAGAGACAAGAAGGATAAGAGTAAAGATGAGGAGAAAAGTGTAGGGTCATTGGAGAACCAAAATGATCAGAGCCTTGTTCCAGAGAGAACTGGCGTTGAATTGGGAAATAGAGTTAAAAATGACGGAGCAATGGGCAGCCAAATGGTTcagaaaattacaattttggAGAAGTCAAAGGCCAGCTTGCTGGGTGGGGTGCAAGCGAATGGTAATGGCAGGTTGGTTGTTAACGATCCGAGAGATCACAGCGGGATGCCTAATGGTCAAAGTCTCCAGGTTGATTCGAGGAGTTTGGGAAATGGTAGGAACAGTTTTGGAGAGAACCAAATTAAGGCTGAGGAGGGGAAAGAAAGGAATGGATATGGATACATGGTTGGCGCAGGCGGAAGGGATGCTAGCAAGAATGCAGATCAAAATCAGAATACAAAAGCAGAGTGTTATAAAGGCAAGGAGAAGAAAATGGAGTTAACAGGGATAAGGAAAGATGAGgttaaacaagaaaaaagtaatggtGCTTTTCTAGATTTTCACTCTAACATTCCCTCAGATCTTGTAAAGGAGAACAATAACTGGCAGAGAAAGCTTCCAAAACTGAAGGAGTTAAATGGCTTCTTACATGGTGAGAACAAAAACAGTGGAGTTCGACCCAATGATACGCTTAGGCATACCACTGTGTCTTCTCAAGCTGGAGGTGGTGTTCATCCTtgtaaaaatactaataacaTAGGGGTGGTGGGGAAAAGAAATGTTATTACAGATGAGAAGGTGAATGGCAAGCATTCATTCCCTCATTCGGTGATTGATAAGGTAAAGAATACTGGACCTTGCCAAATTGCAGCAGATAACACAAAAACAGAGAATGGTAGGGTTCACATTGTCCGTattcaaagaaaaatggaaCCACGCCAAACTAGCAACAGCGTTGCAATGGAAAAGCATATAGCCAACAGCAGTTTTGACAGAAAAGTTCCACCCTCTCATCCACTAGTGGAGAATGGAGGGAAAATGGCCGTAAAAACGCCAGAAACAGATGAGTCGGGAAGAAGGGTTGATGAGGGGAAAGAAAGGAACGGACATGGATGCATGATTGGTACAGGCGGAGGGGATCCTAGCAAAAATGCATTTCAACATAAGAATATGAAAGCAGAGGACAAAACAGGGAAGAGGGAGAAGAAAAGGGAGTTAACAGGGTCTAGGAAAAATGAGATTAAACAAGAAACAAGTAATGGTAACTCTCTAGACTTCCAATCCAACATTCCCTCAGATCTTCTGAAGGAGAACAATGACTGCCTTGGAAAGCTTCCAAAACAGGAGTTAAATGGCTTCTTACATA CTAAAGACAGTGGAGTTCGACCCAATAATATATCCAGACATACCATCGTGTCGCCTCAAGGTGGTCAAACTGGAAATCGTGTCCGTCCTTGTCAAAATACGATTAACATAGGGGTGGTGGAGAAGAGCAATGTTATAACAGAGGAGAAGGTGAATGGGAAGCTTTCATCCCCTCAATCGGTGATTGATGATGTAAGGAACACTGGATCTTGCCAGAATGGTCGGGTTCAAATTAATGCTCGCTTGGTTAGTAATGGCGTCATCTCCCCCCACATTGTCTGTATTCAAAGAAAGATGGAACCGTCCCAAACTAGCAATGGCATTGCAATTGCAAAGCAGATGGCCAGCAGCAGTTTTGACAGAAAAGTTCCACCGTCTCATCCACTTGGGCAGAATGGAGGGAAAATGACCGTGCAAACGCCAGATACAAATGAGTCGAGGAAACACTCTTCATCAAGAAAGGAGAAGGTCGCCAAGACCCCCACGAAGGCTCCTCATCCAGATATGCAGTACTTGAGCCTGATACTCACTGTTCCTGAAGTAGAATGGCCACAGACTGATGATCAAGAATGGCTGTTTGACCGCCATGATTCAGAAACAAAGCGGCCCAGATTGGCCTCCCCGGATGTGAAACACGTCTGGTCAGAAGCCGTACATTTGAAGTGTGCAGACGTGACCGCATTGCCATATGTCATCCCTTACTAG
- the LOC125188527 gene encoding GTP cyclohydrolase 1-like, translating into MGVLDECHYHVGVENGVSVEVGGERGAIEDAVRVLLLGLGEDINREGLLKTPLRVAEALRDGTRGYHQNVKDIVSGALFPESGLESSVGSAGGAGGLVIVRDLDLFSYCESCLLPFQVKCHVGYVPSGQRVVGLSKLSRVAEVFAKRLQDPQRLADEICAALQHSIKPTGVAVVLQCSHICFPNSQFDPNNHQGCVRLSVMSGSGAFDDEKAGIWTDFLGLLRFRGLTDDATRSLDKSWCPSRTICKTAASSDPSLLAAVSSILYALGEDPLREDLVETPARFVNWLMNFKNSNADTKLNGFVRSSMRESSLTMPPSHICSELNLPFWSQCEHHLLPFHGVVHVGYYSSGRAISSVGKSLLQSVVQFYGFKLQVQERLTRQVAEAASSILGEDVIVVVEASHTCMISRGIEKMGSSTATIAVLGRFSTDPTARAKFLQIIPSSA; encoded by the exons ATGGGCGTTTTGGATGAATGCCATTACCATGTGGGGGTTGAGAATGGAGTGAGTGTTGAGGTGGGTGGAGAGAGGGGGGCTATTGAGGATGCTGTGAGAGTGTTGTTGCTTGGTTTGGGTGAGGATATTAACCGGGAAGGTCTTCTTAAGACGCCTCTCCGTGTGGCCGAGGCGCTCCGGGATGGGACTCGAG GCTATCATCAGAACGTGAAGGACATTGTTAGTGGTGCTTTATTTCCCGAGTCCGGGTTGGAAAGCAGTGTAGGTTCTGCTGGCGGAGCAGGCGGCCTTGTCATTGTCCGCGACCTTGATCTCTTCTCGTACTGTGAGTCTTGCTTGCTCCCGTTCCAGGTCAAGTGTCACGTTGGTTATGTCCCATCCGGCCAGCGCGTCGTGGGGCTGAGTAAGCTCTCCCGCGTTGCTGAAGTCTTTGCCAAGCGCCTTCAAGATCCACAGCGACTGGCCGATGAAATCTGTGCGGCTCTACAGCACAGCATCAAACCAACGGGCGTCGCTGTCGTCCTCCAGTGTTCCCATATCTGTTTCCCGAACTCCCAGTTCGACCCGAATAATCACCAAGGATGCGTGAGGCTATCAGTTATGTCGGGATCAGGAGCTTTTGACGATGAGAAGGCTGGTATCTGGACCGATTTCCTCGGCCTTCTCAGATTCCGAGGCCTAACTGATGATGCCACCCGCTCGCTCGACAAATCTTGGTGCCCTTCTCGAACCATCTGCAAGACGGCTGCATCATCAGACCCGTCTCTCCTTGCAGCAGTTTCCTCCATCCTATACGCTCTGGGCGAGGATCCGCTGAGGGAGGATCTCGTCGAGACCCCCGCCCGATTCGTCAACTGGCTGATGAACTTCAAGAACTCGAACGCGGACACAAAGCTCAACGGGTTCGTACGAAGCAGCATGAGGGAATCATCGTTGACGATGCCACCCAGCCACATCTGCTCCGAGCTGAACCTGCCGTTCTGGTCGCAGTGCGAGCACCATCTGCTTCCCTTCCACGGCGTCGTGCACGTGGGCTACTACAGCTCGGGCCGCGCCATCAGCAGCGTCGGGAAATCACTGCTGCAGTCAGTGGTGCAGTTCTACGGGTTCAAACTGCAGGTTCAGGAGAGGCTGACCAGACAGGTGGCTGAGGCAGCTTCTTCGATCTTAGGCGAAGACGTGATCGTCGTCGTCGAAGCTAGCCATACCTGTATGATTTCTCGAGGGATTGAGAAGATGGGAAGCAGCACTGCCACCATTGCTGTGCTTGGTCGATTCTCCACTGATCCCACAGCAAGGGCCAAATTTTTGCAGATAATTCCGAGCTCAGCTTGA
- the LOC125188528 gene encoding uncharacterized protein LOC125188528 isoform X2 yields the protein MGGGSNCSSPSSTEDVSPSSQGFPHDSVSSRDDECLSHKLVNSPIEEAAERQRLKVYAQVLRSYEDLQPKIDRLEEAKSRILSYTPPIDFRKSDVPHPTPLLVIGPKGSGKSSLINKISRVFEDDVFQPARAQVSSNSSPEDGTYFIHEYRIPINSVCFSLFDTRGLSDDSSENLNMIEPWMTEGVRNRKMAVSETFKARLECMDWEESSSGQATPIAFVILVVNGLSVLESMDSTDETKKGYSEIIKTTFKNPLLSFRDDKPAVVVTHGDLLSLSDRVRVRVYLGELLGVPPTDQIFDIPENDDPATTSAIFNLLFFSLDRADRCLPLIDEDLFTYKVNVIVKFLIMMIITAIFIFWMVAGLHPCRPGAPPSANDSLQHGPPQAPLFNVDWHKIRHMWLEE from the exons ATGGGTGGCGGTAGTAACTGCTCCTCTCCTTCTTCAACTG AGGATGTATCACCATCTAGCCAAGGTTTCCCGCACGATTCTGTTTCAAG TCGAGATGATGAGTGCCTGAGTCATAAATTAGTGAATAGTCCAATTGAGGAGGCTGCTGAGAGGCAGAGATTGAAGGTTTACGCACAGGTTTTGAGGAGTTATGAGGATTTGCAGCCTAAGATTGACAGATTGGAGGAGGCTAAAAGTAGAATTTTGAG CTATACTCCCCCCATTGACTTCAGAAAGTCTGATGTGCCACATCCCACCCCACTCTTAGTGATTGGCCCCAAGGGTTCCGGGAAGAGCAGTCTCATTAACAAAATATCTCGGGTTTTTGAGGATGACGTGTTCCAGCCTGCAAGAGCCCAAGTGTCGA GTAACTCGTCTCCTGAAGACGGGACCTATTTCATCCACGAGTACAGGATTCCAATAAATTCAGTTTGTTTCAGTTTGTTTGACACCCGCGGCTTGTCTGATGACTCGTCCGAAAACCTTAATATGATCGAGCCTTGGATGACAGAAGGCGTCCGCAATAGGAAGATGGCCGTAAG TGAGACTTTTAAAGCTCGGTTGGAGTGTATGGATTGGGAGGAGAGCTCTTCGGGTCAGGCAACCCCAATTGCCTTTGTCATCTTAGTCGTGAACGGGCTATCTGTGTTGGAGTCAATGGACAGCACTGATGAAACGAAGAAAGGGTACTCTGAAATAATCAAAACAACTTTCAAGAATCCGTTGTTGTCATTTAGAG ATGACAAACCTGCTGTCGTAGTCACGCACGGAGACTTACTGTCCCTCTCTGATCGCGTGAGAGTACGTGTTTATCTTGGAGAACTGCTGGGTGTCCCTCCAACTGACCAAATCTTTGACATCCCAG AGAATGATGATCCTGCCACCACATCagcaatatttaatttgttgtttttctcCCTCGACCGAGCTGACCGGTGTCTTCCCCTCATAGACGAAGACCTGTTCACGTACAAG GTGAATGTCATAGTAAAATTTCTCATCATGATGATCATTACAGCAATATTCATCTTCTGGATGGTTGCCGGCCTCCACCCTTGTCGGCCAGGAGCACCGCCATCCGCCAATGATTCCCTCCAACATGGTCCGCCACAAGCACCACTGTTCAACGTGGATTGGCATAAGATTCGACATATGTGGTTGGAGGAGTAG
- the LOC125190042 gene encoding U-box domain-containing protein 9-like yields MASEEEDGAFTVKSSDLKRSLRELAFRDDEAINPENLARARQMIAVLAEMELKNGADSTSGCTISFKVPDHFKCPLSNKLMRDPVILLSSGETYDRNSIEAWIRLGNVTSPLSLTRLSCFDLTPNALICNTITTWCENRGIKLLEGNLEEGDDGGVDFTLVEQLLDQVSSSSSPLLERKAAAKKLCILTKQHPSLRIPETAVPGLMTALYRAEHPGLRNDIISVVSESPSVINLLVDHVRLWKGNVQARANAAAALHALALVDSNKALIRECGGLVALISLLENGEELEMKEAASAVHSLCTLPSNKERAIGDGGVRVVMENIKEGVLVSEMVEILALFATDGGAVTRMNNLGAVHCLFKIIKEKPNPRCKEYCVAILSAISYSDRVSWKEVKRQERERQTISKLVLEGTPMAGCILAKLKRSGLGFF; encoded by the exons ATGGCGAGCGAAGAAGAGGATGGGGCATTCACCGTCAAATCCAGCGATCTGAAAAGAAGCCTGCGGGAGCTGGCATTTAGAGATGACGAAGCTATCAATCCTGAGAATTTGGCTAGGGCACGCCAAATGATAGCCGTGCTGGCGGAAATGGAACTCAAGAACGGAGCTGATTCCACCTCTGGATGCACTATCTCCTTCAAGGTGCCCGATCACTTCAAATGCCCTTTATCGAACAAACTCATGAGAGACCCTGTCATTTTACTTTCTTCTGGAGAG ACCTACGACCGGAATTCAATTGAGGCGTGGATTAGATTGGGGAATGTTACGTCGCCTCTATCGCTCACGAGACTATCGTGTTTTGATCTCACTCCCAACGCCCTGATCTGCAACACAATAACTACCTGGTGTGAAAATCGTGGAATCAAGCTACTTGAAGGGAATTTGGAGGAAGGGGATGATGGAGGAGTAGATTTTACCTTAGTAGAACAACTACTGGATCAAGTGTCGTCATCATCGTCCCCGCTGCTCGAACGAAAAGCAGCTGCGAAGAAGCTGTGTATATTGACAAAACAGCATCCTTCTCTCCGGATTCCTGAAACTGCAGTGCCGGGGCTAATGACTGCCCTCTATCGAGCCGAACACCCAGGCTTACGGAACGACATCATCTCCGTGGTCTCAGAGTCGCCTAGCGTGATTAACTTGCTTGTCGATCATGTGAGGCTGTGGAAGGGGAATGTGCAGGCTAGGGCTAATGCAGCTGCAGCCCTTCATGCATTGGCTCTCGTCGACTCAAATAAGGCGCTGATACGGGAATGTGGCGGCTTGGTGGCCCTCATCTCTCTGTTGGAGAATGGGGAGGAGTTGGAAATGAAAGAAGCCGCCTCTGCAGTTCATAGCCTCTGCACCCTCCCTTCGAATAAGGAGAGAGCCATCGGAGATGGTGGAGTTCGAGTGGTCATGGAGAACATAAAGGAAGGAGTGCTTGttagtgagatggtggagatACTTGCCTTGTTTGCTACGGATGGCGGGGCAGTTACACGGATGAACAACCTCGGTGCAGTCCACTGCCTGTTCAAGATCATTAAGGAGAAACCTAATCCGCGGTGTAAGGAGTATTGTGTGGCTATCTTGAGCGCAATCAGCTACAGTGATCGGGTCTCGTGGAAGGAGGTCAAAAGACAGGAAAGAGAGCGCCAAACGATATCTAAGCTCGTGCTAGAAGGCACTCCTATGGCCGGCTGCATTCTTGCGAAGCTGAAACGGTCGGGTCTCGGCTTCTTCTAG
- the LOC125190412 gene encoding serine/threonine-protein kinase MHK-like, whose product MERYKILEEIGDGTGGNVYKAVNNETFEIVAVKRMKRKFYTWEECLNLREVKSLRRLNHPNIIKLLEIVRQNNELFFIFEYMECNLYQIMKNQQRSLSEEEIRGLMSQVLQALSHVHKHGYFHRDLKPENLLVTNNTIKIADFGLARELSSSPPYTDYVSTRWYRAPEVLLQSASYTPAIDMWAVGAILAELFTSCPIFPGESEIDQLYKICCVFGAPERNTFPEAKNISRLVDITYSAIQPADLSDMIPNASLEAIDLIKQLCSWDPSKRPTADQCLEHPFFHVSERVPRLPGDALKLSLGPLGSEPNLELDLWTFGTSTDECFLGLSLAVKPSAPNLETVHTNQGAKEDMMICPSFVEHSQQSVFWSLFPTNHHVITTSAAEPSLSLSFSPASTPSIGVSQSTGCAMSPFQSSILDRPFLATSAGFQQGHYL is encoded by the exons ATGGAAAG ATACAAAATATTGGAAGAAATTGGTGATGGAACTGGTGGAAATGTATATAAAGCCGTGAATAATGAAACGTTTGAGATT GTTGCAGTCAAAAGAATGAAGAGAAAGTTCTATACCTGGGAGGAATGTTTAAATCTACGAGAAGTGAAG TCGCTCCGCAGATTAAATCATCCTAACATCATCAAGTTGTTGGAGATTGTCAGACAAAATAATGAGCTGTTCTTCATATTTGAGTACATG GAATGTAACCTTTaccaaataatgaaaaatcaacaaagaTCTCTTTCGGAAGAAGAGATTCGAGGCTTAATGTCTCAGGTGCTGCAGGCACTCTCACATGTGCATAAACATGGATATTTTCATCGAGATCTCAAACCTG AGAATTTACTAGTTACAAATAACACCATAAAGATTGCTGACTTTGGTCTGGCAAGAGAATTATCATCATCACCTCCTTATACTGATTATGTATCTACGCGCTG GTATCGAGCGCCGGAGGTGCTGTTGCAATCTGCATCGTATACTCCTGCCATTG ATATGTGGGCGGTTGGTGCAATCCTGGCTGAACTTTTCACTTCGTGCCCGATTTTTCCTGGGGAAAG TGAAATTGATCAATTATACAAGATATGCTGCGTATTTGGTGCTCCAGAGCGGAATACCTTTCCAGAGGCTAAAAACATTTCTCGATTAGTCGATATCACTTATTCAGCT ATCCAACCAGCCGATCTTTCTGATATGATTCCGAATGCCAGCCTGGAAGCAATTGACTTGATTAAG CAACTTTGTTCGTGGGATCCATCAAAGAGGCCAACGGCAGATCAATGCTTGGAGCATCCCTTCTTCCAT GTTTCTGAACGGGTGCCTCGTTTACCTGGGGATGCACTTAAACTAAGTTTAGGACCTCTAG GATCTGAACCTAATCTTGAATTGGACTTGTGGACCTTTGGCACTTCAACTGATGAGTGCTTTCTTGGCTTGTCGTTGGCAGTAAAACCCAGCGCTCCGAACTTGG AGACGGTCCACACAAATCAAGGCGCCAAAGAA GATATGATGATCTGCCCCAGTTTTGTCGAACATTCACAACAATCAG TGTTCTGGTCGCTGTTTCCCACTAATCACCACGTAATAACTACATCAGCAGCGGAGCCTTCCCTTTCCCTATCTTTCAG TCCTGCTTCAACTCCATCGATCGGAGTTTCACAGTCAACAGGGTGCGCAATGTCCCCATTCCAGTCGAGTATTTTGGACCGGCCGTTTCTGGCCACCTCGGCTGGCTTCCAGCAGGGTCATTACCTCTGA
- the LOC125188528 gene encoding uncharacterized protein LOC125188528 isoform X1, with the protein MGGGSNCSSPSSTEDVSPSSQGFPHDSVSSRDDECLSHKLVNSPIEEAAERQRLKVYAQVLRSYEDLQPKIDRLEEAKSRILSYTPPIDFRKSDVPHPTPLLVIGPKGSGKSSLINKISRVFEDDVFQPARAQVSSNSSPEDGTYFIHEYRIPINSVCFSLFDTRGLSDDSSENLNMIEPWMTEGVRNRKMAVRESDSETFKARLECMDWEESSSGQATPIAFVILVVNGLSVLESMDSTDETKKGYSEIIKTTFKNPLLSFRDDKPAVVVTHGDLLSLSDRVRVRVYLGELLGVPPTDQIFDIPENDDPATTSAIFNLLFFSLDRADRCLPLIDEDLFTYKVNVIVKFLIMMIITAIFIFWMVAGLHPCRPGAPPSANDSLQHGPPQAPLFNVDWHKIRHMWLEE; encoded by the exons ATGGGTGGCGGTAGTAACTGCTCCTCTCCTTCTTCAACTG AGGATGTATCACCATCTAGCCAAGGTTTCCCGCACGATTCTGTTTCAAG TCGAGATGATGAGTGCCTGAGTCATAAATTAGTGAATAGTCCAATTGAGGAGGCTGCTGAGAGGCAGAGATTGAAGGTTTACGCACAGGTTTTGAGGAGTTATGAGGATTTGCAGCCTAAGATTGACAGATTGGAGGAGGCTAAAAGTAGAATTTTGAG CTATACTCCCCCCATTGACTTCAGAAAGTCTGATGTGCCACATCCCACCCCACTCTTAGTGATTGGCCCCAAGGGTTCCGGGAAGAGCAGTCTCATTAACAAAATATCTCGGGTTTTTGAGGATGACGTGTTCCAGCCTGCAAGAGCCCAAGTGTCGA GTAACTCGTCTCCTGAAGACGGGACCTATTTCATCCACGAGTACAGGATTCCAATAAATTCAGTTTGTTTCAGTTTGTTTGACACCCGCGGCTTGTCTGATGACTCGTCCGAAAACCTTAATATGATCGAGCCTTGGATGACAGAAGGCGTCCGCAATAGGAAGATGGCCGTAAG aGAATCCGACAGTGAGACTTTTAAAGCTCGGTTGGAGTGTATGGATTGGGAGGAGAGCTCTTCGGGTCAGGCAACCCCAATTGCCTTTGTCATCTTAGTCGTGAACGGGCTATCTGTGTTGGAGTCAATGGACAGCACTGATGAAACGAAGAAAGGGTACTCTGAAATAATCAAAACAACTTTCAAGAATCCGTTGTTGTCATTTAGAG ATGACAAACCTGCTGTCGTAGTCACGCACGGAGACTTACTGTCCCTCTCTGATCGCGTGAGAGTACGTGTTTATCTTGGAGAACTGCTGGGTGTCCCTCCAACTGACCAAATCTTTGACATCCCAG AGAATGATGATCCTGCCACCACATCagcaatatttaatttgttgtttttctcCCTCGACCGAGCTGACCGGTGTCTTCCCCTCATAGACGAAGACCTGTTCACGTACAAG GTGAATGTCATAGTAAAATTTCTCATCATGATGATCATTACAGCAATATTCATCTTCTGGATGGTTGCCGGCCTCCACCCTTGTCGGCCAGGAGCACCGCCATCCGCCAATGATTCCCTCCAACATGGTCCGCCACAAGCACCACTGTTCAACGTGGATTGGCATAAGATTCGACATATGTGGTTGGAGGAGTAG
- the LOC125190865 gene encoding cyclin-C1-2-like — MAADFWTSSQFKQLLDPEELNVVHPLDKERGITAEDYKLIKFHISNYIVKLAQYIKVRQRVVATAITYMRRVYARRSMTEYNPRLVAPTCLYLAAKAEESTVQARLLAFYIKKVQSDEKYRCEIKEILEMEMKILEALNYYLVVFHPYRSLTQLLQDAGMSDSTQQTWGLVNDTYKMDLILVHPPHLIALACMYIASVQKDKENTAWFEELRVDMNVVKNIAMEILDFYDSYKLMSDDNRISAAMNKLP, encoded by the exons ATGGCTGCCGATTTCTGGACTTCGTCTCAGTT CAAGCAGCTACTTGACCCGGAAGAGCTGAATGTGGTCCACCCGTTGGACAAGGAAAGGGGCATTACTGCTGAAGATTACAAGCTCATCAAATTCCATATTTCCAACT aTATTGTGAAATTGGCACAGTATATCAAAGTGCGGCAGAG GGTGGTTGCTACGGCCATTACATACATGAGACGTGTCTATGCCAG GAGAAGTATGACGGAATATAATCCACGTCTGGTTGCTCCGACCTGCTTGTACTTGGCAGCTAAAGCTGAAGAAAGCACAGTGCAGGCCAGACTTCTTGCTTTTTACATCAAGAAAGTTCAAA GTGATGAGAAGTACAGATGTGAGATTAAAGAGATACTAGAGATGGAAATGAAAATCTTGGAAGCTCTcaactattatttagttgtattCCATCCTTACCGATCACTGACTCA GTTACTCCAAGATGCTGGCATGAGTGATTCGACACAACAAACTTG GGGTCTCGTTAACGACACATACAAGATGGATCTGATTCTTGTTCATCCTCCCCACTTGATTGCGTTAGCCTGCATGTATATTGCAAGCGTCCAGAAGGATAAAGAAAACACGGCTTGGTTTGAAGAGCTTCGTGTTGACATGAACGTG GTGAAAAACATTGCAATGGAGATCTTAGATTTCTACGACAGCTACAAACTGATGTCAGATGACAACAGGATCAGTGCAGCAATGAACAAGCTACCATGA
- the LOC125190866 gene encoding non-classical arabinogalactan protein 31-like yields the protein MSTSSTAMASNDNAGKIPSLHPIHPHHCGGHHHHHHHHYFYVSPHCPLHRPILQPINHAPSCSLSTPAAPIASIPINPHLTTHPDQISDDAPIIDNEIENLEDENEEEEEDPIFVLTDEWREFFAKSEAKRKLAKKQAKKGKK from the exons ATGTCGACTTCATCAACCGCCATGGCCTCCAACGACAACGCCGGCAAAATCCCATCGCTACACCCTATTCACCCCCACCACTGCGGcggccaccaccaccaccaccaccaccattaCTTTTACGTATCGCCTCACTGCCCACTCCACCGCCCTATTCTGCAACCAATCAACCACGCTCCCTCGTGCTCTCTCTCCACCCCAGCAGCCCCCATCGCTTCAATTCCGATCAATCCCCATCTCACTACGCATCCCGATCAGATATCCGATGATGCACC GATTATTGATAATGAAATAGAGAATCTTGAAGATGAGaatgaggaggaagaagaagatccCATTTTCGTTCTAACCGATGAATGGAGGGAATTCTTTGCTAAATCTGAGGCCAAAAGGAAACTAG CGAAGAAGCAAGCTAAGAAGGGGAAGAAGTAG
- the LOC125189007 gene encoding UV-B-induced protein At3g17800, chloroplastic-like isoform X2 → MWRIAEFRQHECQDAVEDVMYMLIFYKFSEIGVSLVPRLSKCAYNGRLEIWPSKDWELESIHNSEVLQMVREHLSALVGCKANSNVTDSWATTKVQRFRLCEMYAASILYGYFLKTASLRYQLERGLDLSSSHYGLAGRGKHPVSEMFTAGSSYIAHGRVSSSISTPASPVSYSLGNNPKSLRLYMMGFDHESVQMCAKPKSKEAVDLLERHTAALFGDEETGLLETDDALTTSFASLKRFLLEAVAFGSFLWSAENFVSDVYMLEDN, encoded by the exons ATGTG GAGAATCGCGGAGTTCAGACAACACGAATGCCAAGATGCAGTTGAGGATGTAATGTATATGCTCATATTCTACAAATTCTCTGAAATAGGAGTCAGTTTAGTGCCACGTCTCTCCAAGTGCGCCTATAATGGTAGGCTGGAGATATGGCCTTCGAAGGACTGGGAACTCGAGTCTATCCATAATTCTGAGGTTCTGCAGATGGTGAGGGAACATCTAAGTGCCCTTGTTGGATGCAAGGCGAACTCCAACGTCACAGACAGCTGGGCCACGACAAAGGTACAAAGGTTTCGCCTCTGTGAAATGTATGCTGCTTCCATCTTGTATGGCTACTTCTTGAAGACTGCTTCCTTGAGGTACCAACTCGAACGAGGTCTAGATCTCAGCAGCTCCCACTACGGCCTTGCTGGTCGAGGCAAGCATCCAGTTTCAGAGATGTTTACTGCAGGATCCAGCTACATCGCCCATGGCCGTGTCAGTAGCTCTATATCCACCCCAGCAAGTCCAGTTTCATATTCTCTGGGGAATAATCCGAAGAGCCTGCGACTCTATATGATGGGATTCGACCACGAATCAGTTCAGATGTGTGCAAAGCCCAAGTCCAAGGAGGCGGTGGATCTACTTGAGAGACACACCGCTGCTCTATTCGGTGATGAGGAGACAGGCCTGCTTGAAACAGACGACGCGCTTACTACCTCATTCGCGAGCCTGAAGAGATTTCTGCTCGAAGCTGTTGCCTTTGGCTCCTTCCTCTGGAGTGCGGAGAACTTTGTGAGCGATGTATATATGCTCGAGGATAACTGA